Proteins encoded together in one Deferribacterota bacterium window:
- the ectB gene encoding diaminobutyrate--2-oxoglutarate transaminase, whose product MRVFNNLESEVRGYIRSFPTIFEKSKGAFLYDQQDNKFIDFFAGAGTLNYGHNNDRISKAIIEYVQNDGVLHGLDLATTAKKNFLNKFYETILSPRNLEYKIQFTGPTGTNAVETAIKIARMVKGRSNIVAFTNAFHGLTMGSLALTGNAFYRDEAYISRTNVSFMPFDGYFGKDINTVDYIRKFLEDPSSGLDLPAAFILETVQAEGGVNVATPEWLAGIESLCREFDILLIIDDIQVGNGRTGDFFSFEESGITPDIVTLSKAIGAGLPLALVLMRPELDQWKPGEHTGTFRGNNLAFVASTAALSYWDNDDLSKAVKLKSKILEKRLNDIAQKYPSANAKVRGRGMIYGLELPERNFASEVSTKCFEKGLVIELAGAYNQIMKFLPPLIIEDNILEEGLNIVDESIGELIEEKEKKMRGEF is encoded by the coding sequence ATGAGAGTATTTAACAATCTAGAATCAGAGGTGAGGGGATATATACGTTCATTTCCAACTATATTTGAGAAATCTAAGGGTGCTTTTTTATACGATCAACAGGATAATAAATTTATTGATTTTTTTGCTGGTGCTGGGACTTTGAATTATGGGCACAACAATGATAGAATATCAAAGGCTATTATCGAATATGTTCAAAATGATGGTGTTCTCCATGGCTTAGATCTTGCAACAACAGCTAAAAAGAACTTTCTCAACAAATTTTATGAAACAATTTTATCACCAAGAAACCTTGAATATAAGATACAATTTACAGGCCCAACTGGTACAAATGCAGTTGAAACTGCTATTAAGATAGCAAGGATGGTAAAAGGGCGCTCTAATATTGTAGCCTTTACAAATGCATTTCATGGTTTAACTATGGGCTCGCTTGCTTTAACTGGAAATGCCTTTTATAGAGATGAGGCCTATATTAGTAGGACTAATGTATCATTTATGCCTTTTGATGGTTATTTTGGTAAAGATATAAACACAGTTGACTACATAAGGAAGTTTCTTGAGGATCCAAGTAGTGGCCTTGATTTGCCGGCAGCTTTTATATTGGAAACGGTACAAGCTGAGGGTGGTGTTAATGTAGCTACTCCTGAATGGTTGGCTGGAATTGAAAGTCTATGCAGAGAGTTTGATATCTTATTGATAATAGATGATATACAGGTGGGAAATGGCAGAACAGGTGATTTCTTTAGTTTTGAGGAATCTGGTATAACACCGGATATTGTTACCTTATCTAAGGCTATTGGTGCTGGATTACCTCTTGCACTGGTTTTAATGAGGCCTGAGCTTGATCAGTGGAAACCAGGTGAGCACACAGGTACTTTTAGAGGGAATAATTTAGCCTTTGTTGCCTCAACTGCAGCACTGTCTTATTGGGATAATGATGATTTAAGTAAAGCTGTTAAATTAAAGTCAAAGATTTTAGAAAAGAGGTTAAATGATATTGCCCAAAAGTATCCTTCTGCTAATGCAAAAGTTAGAGGAAGAGGTATGATATACGGTCTTGAGCTGCCAGAGAGGAATTTTGCATCTGAGGTATCAACAAAATGCTTTGAAAAGGGTTTAGTGATTGAATTGGCAGGAGCCTACAATCAAATAATGAAATTTTTGCCTCCTCTTATAATAGAGGATAATATATTAGAAGAGGGCTTAAATATAGTTGATGAAAGCATAGGTGAATTAATTGAAGAAAAAGAGAAAAAAATGAGAGGTGAGTTTTAA
- a CDS encoding ectoine synthase gives MIVKHVNDIKGTEDEIYAKKGTWLSRRFLLKKDGLGFSFHETIIFAGTETLIWYKNHYEAVYCVGGEGEIEDLATGKVYPINDGTMYALNNHDKHLLRATTSDLRLICVFNPPLVGREDHDEDGSYPLLEE, from the coding sequence ATGATTGTAAAACATGTAAATGACATCAAAGGAACAGAAGATGAAATTTATGCTAAGAAAGGTACTTGGTTAAGTAGGAGATTTTTATTAAAAAAGGATGGTCTAGGTTTTTCATTTCATGAAACAATCATTTTTGCAGGCACAGAAACATTGATTTGGTATAAAAACCATTATGAAGCAGTATATTGTGTGGGTGGTGAAGGTGAAATAGAGGATTTAGCAACGGGGAAAGTTTATCCTATAAATGATGGAACAATGTATGCCTTAAATAACCATGACAAACACTTGCTTAGAGCAACAACTAGTGATTTGAGGTTAATCTGTGTTTTTAACCCACCACTTGTTGGAAGAGAAGATCACGATGAGGACGGCAGTTATCCATTATTAGAGGAGTAG
- a CDS encoding radical SAM protein, which translates to MLNLVYAAKDGSIIDEPSYYTVATTAEFDFVPPENDYIDIPNTSKIFYIPDSIPLGYNKKRMHIENIKKGNSLSAFLPPGYLRLYLPAYKRKEGSKYLPFYAYCHIAAKGDKLVVPAIKIDDDSKWNPANYDFTPNFVNVVKPVLKKFENNKIVNQLSKCALEYGCTAAKNFFLGQYEAPIPTSNRCNCSCLGCISFSDRHLVVPHNRLTFTPTAKEIVEVALYHGDNEKDTLVSFGQGCEGDPIMVVDVICKAVKEIKAKNKNITINFNSNCSKPEKIKQLIDAGIDSIRVTLFSADNYLYNVYHKPADYSFEDVLKSLDIMSNSDVFLSLNLLVFPGITDRLEEIKALEKLLDNYRIDLIQWRNLNIDKYLLFDNIKLKKDEILGLKNLLKRLKRKYKHLQHGYFNRPKSQFYKELYKLSL; encoded by the coding sequence ATGCTTAATTTGGTTTATGCTGCTAAAGACGGTTCTATAATAGATGAACCAAGTTATTATACTGTTGCAACTACTGCCGAATTTGATTTCGTTCCCCCAGAAAATGATTATATAGATATACCTAATACTAGTAAAATTTTCTATATACCTGATAGCATTCCTTTAGGTTATAATAAAAAGAGAATGCATATAGAGAATATAAAAAAGGGTAATTCACTATCGGCTTTTTTGCCACCTGGTTATTTAAGACTCTATTTGCCAGCTTATAAAAGAAAAGAAGGTAGTAAATATTTACCTTTTTATGCTTATTGCCATATAGCCGCCAAGGGTGATAAACTTGTTGTTCCTGCGATAAAGATTGATGATGATAGTAAATGGAACCCAGCAAACTATGATTTTACACCTAATTTTGTAAATGTTGTAAAGCCAGTATTGAAAAAGTTTGAAAACAATAAAATAGTTAATCAATTATCAAAATGTGCATTAGAATACGGATGTACTGCAGCTAAAAATTTTTTTCTTGGTCAATACGAGGCTCCAATCCCTACTTCTAACAGGTGTAATTGTTCATGTTTAGGCTGTATATCATTTAGTGATAGACATTTAGTTGTTCCTCATAATAGGCTTACTTTTACACCGACTGCTAAAGAGATTGTAGAAGTTGCTTTATATCACGGTGACAATGAAAAGGATACCTTAGTTAGTTTTGGACAAGGTTGTGAGGGCGATCCAATAATGGTGGTAGATGTGATATGTAAAGCTGTAAAAGAAATAAAAGCTAAGAATAAAAATATAACAATTAATTTTAACTCAAATTGTTCAAAGCCAGAAAAGATTAAACAATTGATTGATGCTGGTATTGATAGTATTAGGGTTACTCTATTTAGTGCAGATAATTATTTATATAATGTATACCATAAACCTGCTGATTATAGCTTTGAAGATGTTTTAAAATCTTTAGATATTATGAGTAATAGTGATGTATTTTTGAGTTTAAATCTATTAGTTTTTCCTGGAATAACTGATAGATTAGAAGAGATTAAAGCTTTAGAAAAGCTTCTGGATAATTATAGAATAGATTTGATTCAGTGGAGGAATTTAAATATAGATAAATATTTGCTCTTTGATAATATTAAATTAAAAAAAGATGAGATATTGGGCCTAAAAAATCTCTTAAAAAGGCTTAAGAGAAAGTATAAGCATTTGCAACATGGTTATTTTAACAGGCCTAAATCACAGTTTTATAAAGAATTATATAAACTTAGCCTATAG
- the speB gene encoding agmatinase, with amino-acid sequence MEDFNNFCGLESKFSEYTTSNIVILPVPYEKTTSWAKGTAKAPEAIIEASKNMELYCIETESEVYRKGIFTSEPLCCEEPNSLFIQLDKRVKDYYKDNKYVVSIGGEHTITAGLVKSYNELYDNLSVVIFDAHTDLRDEYEGEKFSHACVSKRILDYGIRPLQIGIRSMDLSEKTNIDDNYIYYAKNIKCEDSSKWLDNLIGRLKENVYISIDLDVLDPSEMPSVGTPEPGGLGWYDIIEIIRRIASSRKIISFDVVELCPNELLFSNFTAAKLIYTTLSYINK; translated from the coding sequence ATGGAAGATTTTAATAATTTCTGCGGACTAGAAAGCAAATTTAGTGAATATACTACTTCTAATATTGTAATTCTACCTGTCCCATATGAAAAGACAACTTCATGGGCAAAGGGAACTGCGAAAGCACCAGAGGCAATTATTGAAGCCTCAAAAAATATGGAACTCTATTGTATTGAGACAGAATCTGAGGTTTATAGAAAAGGGATATTTACATCAGAGCCTCTATGTTGTGAAGAGCCCAATAGTCTTTTTATTCAGCTAGATAAAAGGGTTAAAGATTACTATAAAGATAATAAATATGTAGTTTCTATTGGCGGCGAACATACTATCACAGCTGGATTGGTAAAGTCATATAATGAGTTGTATGATAATTTATCAGTTGTTATATTTGATGCCCACACCGATTTAAGGGATGAATATGAAGGTGAGAAGTTTAGCCATGCATGCGTATCAAAGAGGATTTTAGATTATGGTATTAGACCTTTACAAATAGGTATTAGGAGTATGGATTTATCGGAAAAAACAAATATTGATGATAATTATATATATTATGCAAAGAATATAAAGTGCGAAGATAGCTCTAAATGGCTTGATAACTTAATTGGTAGATTAAAAGAGAACGTTTATATTTCAATTGATTTAGATGTGTTAGACCCTTCTGAGATGCCTTCCGTTGGCACTCCTGAGCCTGGAGGGTTGGGCTGGTATGACATAATTGAGATAATTAGAAGAATAGCTTCTTCTAGAAAGATTATCTCTTTTGATGTTGTTGAGCTATGTCCCAATGAGCTATTATTTTCTAATTTCACAGCAGCAAAACTAATTTATACTACCCTGTCATATATTAATAAATAA
- a CDS encoding GNAT family N-acetyltransferase codes for MRSNINIRYATEKDLGIILGFIRKIARYERLEKEVEATEESLKEAIFQKRYAKVIIAEYNKRDVAFAVFFYTFSTFTSRPTLYIEDIYVDEDCRRLGIGYEIFRFLAGLAKKENCSRMELSALKWNSPAINFYKKLGGTILSEWVQFRFDESVLNKLTENI; via the coding sequence ATGAGAAGTAATATAAATATTCGATATGCTACAGAAAAAGATTTAGGTATAATATTAGGTTTTATCAGAAAAATTGCTCGTTATGAAAGATTGGAAAAAGAGGTTGAAGCAACAGAAGAGTCTCTAAAGGAGGCTATTTTTCAAAAGAGATATGCCAAGGTAATAATTGCTGAATATAATAAAAGGGATGTTGCTTTTGCTGTTTTTTTCTATACCTTTTCTACATTTACCTCTAGACCAACCCTCTATATAGAGGATATCTATGTTGATGAAGATTGTAGAAGATTAGGTATTGGTTATGAAATTTTTAGATTTTTGGCTGGTTTGGCAAAGAAAGAGAATTGCAGTCGAATGGAATTGTCAGCTTTAAAGTGGAATAGCCCTGCAATAAATTTTTATAAAAAATTAGGTGGTACCATTCTTAGTGAATGGGTACAATTTAGATTTGATGAGTCAGTTTTAAATAAGTTGACCGAAAATATTTAA
- a CDS encoding MnmC family methyltransferase, producing the protein MKSLPSTLYKGKKLVYTSDSSITFYSLDYNEAYRAKSIGAFTESLHKFVRASRVEDLIREKDVLLLDMFLGAGYNLAVLLYYILKIPQRKRLFIVSIEKDASLLEIIKKSYFLWPYEGFDLLRKLITQKKHENIYLELYIQDICDFIKNCNLTFDIIFFDPFSSKNNPGLWYYNMYRILYSLLNVRGKVVTYASSKKIIEDFEKAGFKAFSMPKIDGSFSESSIFVKA; encoded by the coding sequence ATGAAAAGCCTGCCCTCTACCTTATATAAAGGTAAAAAATTAGTATACACCTCTGATAGTTCAATTACTTTCTATAGTTTGGACTATAATGAAGCCTATCGTGCTAAATCAATTGGGGCATTTACTGAGAGTTTACATAAATTTGTTAGAGCCTCGCGGGTTGAAGATCTTATAAGAGAAAAAGATGTATTATTATTAGATATGTTTCTTGGTGCTGGTTATAATCTTGCAGTATTGTTGTATTATATTTTAAAAATACCTCAGAGAAAAAGGTTGTTCATTGTATCTATTGAAAAAGATGCCTCTCTTTTGGAGATAATAAAGAAAAGCTATTTTTTATGGCCCTATGAGGGTTTTGATCTTTTACGAAAATTAATTACCCAAAAAAAGCATGAAAATATTTACCTAGAATTGTACATACAAGATATATGTGATTTTATTAAAAATTGTAATTTAACTTTTGATATTATATTTTTTGATCCCTTTAGTAGTAAAAATAATCCTGGGTTATGGTATTATAACATGTATAGAATTTTATATAGTTTATTAAATGTTAGAGGAAAAGTTGTGACCTATGCATCGTCTAAGAAAATTATAGAAGATTTTGAAAAAGCTGGTTTTAAAGCTTTTTCAATGCCTAAAATAGATGGGAGTTTTTCAGAAAGCTCTATTTTTGTAAAAGCTTAG
- a CDS encoding deoxyhypusine synthase: MDKKDFLSKQVRHFDIKRTSCVNIVEQFKDMSFQARNLFNAASIYGDMLKDDDCTVILTLAGSIFSAGLKKVVYDMINYNMVDIIVSTGAIIVDQDFFEALGHKHYIGSPDVDDKELLRNYIDRIYDTYIDEEELRDCDLTIKKIADKMPPGVYSSRQFINYMGRYLEENNLSGDSVVRIAYEKDVPIFVPAFSDCSAGFGLIFHQYERDKENLEKVSIDSVKDFLELTKLKMASKETGLFMVSGGVPKNFAQDVTVACDILEGKVNLHKYAIQITVADERDGGLSGSTLKEAHSWGKVDIKRQQMVFAEATIALPLIVSYVYEKGFYKKREMKCLNKELEEVKR; encoded by the coding sequence ATGGATAAAAAAGATTTCCTATCAAAACAGGTAAGGCATTTTGATATAAAGAGAACTAGTTGTGTAAATATAGTTGAGCAATTTAAAGATATGTCTTTCCAGGCTAGAAATCTATTTAATGCTGCTAGTATATATGGGGATATGTTAAAGGATGATGATTGTACGGTTATTTTAACCCTAGCTGGTTCAATCTTTAGTGCTGGTTTGAAAAAAGTTGTATATGATATGATTAATTATAATATGGTTGATATTATTGTTTCTACTGGGGCAATAATTGTGGATCAAGATTTCTTTGAAGCTCTTGGACATAAACATTATATTGGTAGCCCCGACGTTGATGATAAAGAACTTCTAAGAAATTATATTGATAGAATATATGATACATATATAGACGAAGAGGAACTTAGGGATTGTGATTTAACAATTAAAAAAATTGCTGATAAAATGCCACCTGGGGTTTATTCATCAAGACAATTTATAAATTATATGGGGAGATATCTTGAGGAGAATAACTTAAGTGGTGATTCAGTGGTAAGAATTGCCTATGAAAAGGATGTACCAATTTTTGTACCTGCTTTTTCTGATTGTAGTGCAGGTTTTGGCTTAATATTTCATCAATATGAAAGGGATAAAGAGAATTTAGAGAAAGTGTCTATAGATTCAGTTAAAGATTTTTTAGAGTTGACGAAGTTAAAAATGGCTTCTAAAGAAACAGGTTTGTTTATGGTTTCAGGTGGTGTTCCTAAAAATTTTGCCCAAGATGTAACAGTTGCCTGTGATATCCTTGAGGGTAAAGTAAATCTCCATAAATATGCTATTCAGATAACTGTTGCTGATGAAAGGGATGGGGGTTTATCAGGTTCTACATTGAAAGAGGCCCATTCCTGGGGGAAGGTTGATATAAAGAGGCAGCAGATGGTATTTGCAGAGGCAACTATAGCGTTGCCGCTTATAGTATCCTATGTTTATGAAAAAGGTTTTTATAAAAAAAGAGAAATGAAATGCTTAAATAAGGAATTGGAGGAGGTGAAGAGGTGA
- the tsf gene encoding translation elongation factor Ts — MANISASQVKELREKTGAGMMDCKKALEKTNGDIEEAVNYLKVKGLSDAEKKSSRETKEGLVESYIHAGGKIGVLVEVNCETDFVAKNEEFRDLVRDIAMHICASSPMYISDNEISEDVIEKEKKIYIERAKESGKPDHIIPKIVEGQIEKYKKSICLLTQNFVKDPEITVEELIKKNIAKFGENINVRRFARFALGE, encoded by the coding sequence ATGGCAAATATAAGTGCTTCACAAGTTAAGGAATTAAGAGAAAAAACTGGCGCAGGTATGATGGATTGTAAAAAAGCTTTAGAGAAAACAAATGGGGATATTGAAGAGGCAGTAAATTATTTAAAAGTAAAGGGTTTATCTGATGCAGAAAAGAAATCTTCGAGGGAAACAAAAGAAGGATTAGTTGAAAGTTATATCCACGCTGGTGGTAAAATAGGTGTGCTTGTAGAAGTTAATTGTGAGACAGATTTTGTGGCAAAAAATGAAGAATTTAGAGATCTTGTTAGAGATATTGCAATGCATATATGCGCTAGCTCACCAATGTATATATCAGATAATGAGATATCTGAGGATGTTATAGAAAAAGAAAAAAAGATATATATAGAGAGAGCAAAGGAATCTGGTAAACCAGATCACATAATACCTAAAATAGTAGAAGGTCAGATCGAAAAGTATAAGAAATCTATCTGTTTGCTAACTCAGAATTTTGTTAAAGATCCTGAGATTACTGTTGAGGAACTTATTAAGAAAAATATAGCTAAGTTTGGAGAAAATATAAACGTTAGGCGATTTGCTAGGTTTGCTTTAGGTGAATAA
- a CDS encoding arginine decarboxylase, pyruvoyl-dependent yields the protein MIPNRVFLTKGLGIHKDYLSSFELALRSAGIEICNLVYVSSILPPNCKIISREAGVKELVPGQITYCVMSKNATNEPSRLISSSIGIAIPKDRNNYGYISEHHGYGEVAKKSSDYAEDLAATMLATTLGIPFDVDVAWDERKQIYEASNHIFRTKSVCQSAEGNKNGLWTFVIAAAVFLMD from the coding sequence GTGATTCCAAATAGAGTCTTTTTAACAAAGGGTTTAGGTATACATAAAGATTATTTATCCTCTTTTGAGTTGGCTTTAAGATCGGCTGGGATAGAAATTTGTAATCTAGTATATGTATCAAGTATTTTGCCACCAAATTGCAAGATTATATCCAGAGAGGCTGGTGTAAAAGAATTGGTTCCTGGACAGATAACATATTGTGTTATGTCGAAAAACGCTACAAATGAGCCAAGTAGATTAATATCATCATCTATTGGTATTGCTATTCCAAAGGATAGAAATAACTATGGTTATATATCTGAACACCATGGTTATGGTGAAGTAGCTAAAAAATCATCTGATTATGCTGAAGATTTAGCGGCAACAATGCTTGCAACAACCCTTGGTATCCCCTTTGATGTTGATGTAGCATGGGATGAGAGAAAGCAAATTTATGAGGCAAGTAATCATATTTTTAGAACTAAAAGTGTTTGCCAATCAGCAGAGGGTAACAAGAATGGGTTATGGACATTTGTAATAGCTGCTGCAGTATTTTTAATGGATTAG
- the rpsB gene encoding 30S ribosomal protein S2: MTYINMKSLLEAGMHFGHQTRRWDPKMGPYVFGKKNGIYIIDLQKTVECFNKAYEFVRDSSRNGAVVLFVGTKKQASDAIREAATRCESPYVSERWLGGMLTNFNTIITRVKRLNELEEMINSGFINNYGKKEAASLRREYNKLKKNLYGIKDMNRLPDILFIIDIKREYIALNEASSLGIPVVAVVDTNCNPELVDFPIPGNDDAIRACQLVAEKIADAVLEGKQLRDQEMVEEDVEGDLSKVEDQKEDIPVDEIIDNNNDNSMEDF; encoded by the coding sequence ATGACTTACATTAATATGAAAAGTTTATTGGAAGCAGGCATGCATTTTGGTCACCAGACAAGAAGGTGGGATCCTAAGATGGGACCTTATGTATTTGGTAAGAAGAATGGAATATATATAATAGATTTACAAAAAACAGTTGAATGTTTTAATAAAGCCTATGAATTTGTAAGAGATTCTTCAAGAAATGGTGCAGTTGTACTTTTTGTTGGGACAAAAAAACAAGCAAGTGATGCAATAAGAGAAGCGGCAACAAGATGTGAATCTCCATATGTAAGCGAAAGATGGTTAGGTGGGATGTTAACAAATTTTAATACTATTATAACAAGAGTTAAAAGGCTAAATGAGTTAGAAGAGATGATTAATAGTGGATTTATAAATAATTACGGAAAAAAAGAGGCAGCCTCATTGAGAAGGGAATATAATAAATTGAAAAAGAACTTATATGGAATCAAGGACATGAACAGGTTGCCTGATATTTTATTTATTATAGACATTAAAAGAGAATATATAGCTCTAAATGAAGCAAGTTCATTGGGCATCCCGGTTGTTGCAGTTGTTGATACCAACTGCAATCCTGAGCTTGTAGATTTTCCAATACCAGGAAATGATGATGCAATTAGAGCTTGTCAGTTAGTAGCTGAGAAAATAGCAGATGCTGTTTTAGAGGGTAAACAATTAAGAGATCAAGAGATGGTAGAAGAAGATGTTGAAGGTGATTTATCTAAAGTTGAGGATCAGAAAGAGGATATCCCAGTGGATGAGATAATAGATAATAATAATGATAATTCAATGGAGGATTTTTAA